In the Arachis ipaensis cultivar K30076 chromosome B10, Araip1.1, whole genome shotgun sequence genome, one interval contains:
- the LOC107624492 gene encoding MDIS1-interacting receptor like kinase 2-like, whose translation MRNPTCCCVVQLVIQAVVVLLLALLCGGSEREAKALLRWKETLPAQPILDSWAFQAQTQSPCSWRGITCDSQGSVVVINLAYTGLTGTLENLDFTAFPNLLRLDLKTNNLRGTIPQNIGILSKLQFLDLSTNSLNGTLPLSIANLTKVYELDVSRNNITGTLDPRLFPDGTNEPRTGLISIRNFLCETTLLGGKIPNEIGNIKNLTLLALDDNNFYGPIPPSLGNCTHLSVLRVNQNHFSGTIPSSIGKLTNLTDLRFQINNLTGTVPREFGNLSSLVVLHLAENNFVGELPPQVCKGGKLVNFSAAHNSFTGPIPRSLRNCPTLHRVRIEYNQLTGYADQDFGVYPNLTYIDFSYNRIRGRLSAKWGACKNLQLLKMAGNSIRGFIPEEIFQLKQLESLDLSYNQISGKIPSQIENASRLYELKLGGNKLTGMTPEEIGKLSNLVNLDLSKNMLFGPIPNQIGDCTKLLSLNLSNNHLNGTIPYQIGNLASLQEFLDLXXXXXXXXXXXXXXXLVNLVSLNLSHNNLSGRIPKSLGEMLSLLTINLSYNHLEGPVPRNGIFNSSLLPMDLRNNKGLCGNIQGLQHCEDSVTEPVDGSSKRNEIVILSAVTLGGILFLSLVLVGILCFKKKPKSTVSKQNFSASMRENQNLFSIWSFDGKIVYRDIIEATNNFDSRCCVGEGAIGRVYKAVIKGGQQEEVFAVKKLKCESESLDVESIKSFQSEVEAMRETRHRNIVKLYGFCSNKTHTFLIYEYLDRGNLAEMLGNDIKALELDWPKRVNIIKGVAHALSYMHHDHTPPLIHRDISSKNILLSSNLEARVSDFGTARFLKPDSSIWTSFAGTYGYAAPELAYTMLVTEKLDVFSFGVLALEVISGKHPGDVVLHIKASSQSSINMIEVLDPRLSHPTNEHILKELTSIANVSLSCLQTSPQSRPSMRSIARLLEIEAADNY comes from the exons ATGAGGAACCCTACATGTTGTTGTGTTGTTCAGCTTGTAATTCAAGCTGTGGTGGTGCTTTTGCTGGCTTTGTTATGTGGAGGCTCAGAACGAGAAGCCAAGGCCTTACTTAGGTGGAAAGAAACCCTCCCAGCCCAACCAATTCTTGATTCATGGGCTTTTCAAGCTCAAACTCAAAGCCCGTGTTCATGGAGAGGGATCACTTGTGATTCTCAAGGCAGTGTGGTTGTCATAAACTTAGCATACACCGGACTTACAG GTACCCTTGAAAACTTAGACTTCACTGCTTTTCCCAACCTCCTACGACTTGATCTCAAAACAAATAATCTTAGAGGCACCATACCCCAAAACATTGGGATACTCTCAAAACTTCAATTCCTTGACCTTTCCACCAATTCTCTCAATGGCACTTTACCTCTTTCTATTGCAAATCTCACCAAAGTCTATGAGCTTGATGTGTCAAGAAATAACATAACAGGAACACTAGACCCTCGCTTATTTCCTGATGGAACCAATGAGCCAAGAACTGGCCTCATTAGCATCAGGAATTTCTTGTGTGAAACAACCCTTTTAGGTGGAAAAATTCCAAATGAAATAGGCAACATAAAAAACTTGACATTGCTAGCTTTAGATGATAACAACTTTTATGGGCCTATACCTCCATCTCTAGGAAATTGCACACATTTAAGTGTTCTTAGAGTGAATCAAAACCATTTCTCAGGTACAATACCTTCTAGTATTGGCAAGTTAACAAATCTAACAGACTTGCGGTTTCAAATCAACAACTTAACCGGCACGGTGCCACGAGAATTCGGAAACTTGTCTTCATTAGTTGTACTTCATCTGGCTGAAAACAACTTTGTTGGAGAATTGCCACCTCAAGTGTGCAAAGGTGGAAAGCTTGTCAACTTCAGTGCAGCACACAATAGTTTCACCGGTCCAATCCCAAGAAGCCTTAGAAACTGCCCAACATTGCATCGAGTTCGAATCGAGTACAATCAGTTGACAGGCTATGCAGATCAAGATTTTGGAGTGTATCCGAACCTCACTTACATTGATTTCAGTTACAACAGGATTCGAGGCCGGTTATCTGCGAAATGGGGTGCCTGCAAGAACTTGCAACTACTTAAAATGGCTGGCAATTCCATAAGAGGCTTTATTCCAGAAGAGATTTTTCAACTGAAGCAGTTAGAAAGTCTTGACCTGTCCTATAATCAAATCTCAGGGAAGATTCCTtcacaaattgaaaatgcaagtCGCTTGTATGAATTGAAGTTGGGTGGCAACAAACTTACTGGTATGACACCAGAAGAAATTGGAAAGCTTTCTAATTTGGTGAACTTAGACTTGTCCAAGAACATGTTGTTTGGACCAATCCCAAATCAGATAGGGGATTGCACCAAGTTGCTGAGTTTAAATTTGAGCAACAATCACTTGAATGGCACAATCCCTTACCAAATAGGAAATCTTGCATCCTTGCAAGAATTTTTGGACCT NNNNNNNNNNNNNNNNNNNNNNNNNNNNNNNNNNNNNNNNNNNNNGCTTGTGAATTTGGTAAGCTTGAATCTCTCTCACAACAATCTCTCCGGTCGAATCCCCAAGTCCCTTGGTGAAATGTTGAGCTTGTTAACCATCAACCTCTCTTACAATCATCTGGAAGGCCCTGTGCCTAGAAATGGCATATTCAACTCTTCACTTCTTCCAATGGATTTGAGAAACAACAAAGGTTTATGTGGCAATATCCAAGGTTTGCAACATTGTGAAGACTCAGTCACTGAACCTGTTGATGGAAgtagtaaaagaaatgaaatagTAATACTTTCTGCTGTTACATTGGGAGGTATTTTGTTTCTTTCATTGGTGTTAGTTGGGATTTTGTGCTTCAAGAAAAAGCCAAAATCAACAGTTTCAAAACAAAACTTTTCAGCAAGCATGAGAGAAAATCAAAATCTGTTTTCAATTTGGTCATTCGATGGCAAAATTGTCTACAGAGATATAATTGAAGCTACCAACAACTTTGACAGCCGTTGCTGCGTCGGCGAGGGAGCGATCGGGAGAGTTTACAAGGCAGTTATCAAAGGAGGCCAACAAGAAGAAGTATTTGCTGTGAAAAAGTTGAAATGTGAATCAGAAAGCTTAGATGTTGAGAGTATAAAATCCTTCCAGAGCGAAGTGGAAGCCATGAGAGAAACGCGCCATAGAAACATTGTGAAACTCTATGGATTCTGCTCTAACAAGACACACACATTCTTGATCTATGAGTATTTGGATCGAGGGAACTTAGCTGAGATGCTTGGAAATGATATCAAAGCATTGGAACTAGATTGGCCTAAGAGGGTGAACATTATCAAAGGCGTTGCGCATGCTTTGTCCTATATGCATCATGATCACACTCCTCCATTGATTCATAGAGACATATCGAGCAAGAACATTTTGCTGTCCTCCAATCTTGAAGCTCGTGTCTCCGATTTCGGCACTGCTAGGTTCTTGAAGCCAGATTCATCGATTTGGACGTCGTTTGCAGGCACATATGGCTATGCTGCTCCAG AACTCGCTTACACGATGTTGGTGACTGAGAAATTGGATGTGTTCAGCTTTGGCGTTTTGGCCTTAGAAGTTATTTCAGGAAAGCACCCCGGTGATGTTGTTCTTCACATAAAAGCTTCTAGTCAATCAAGTATAAACATGATTGAAGTTTTAGACCCACGCCTCTCACATCCAACCAATGAACATATTCTGAAAGAGTTGACCTCGATTGCAAATGTAAGTCTTTCGTGTTTGCAGACAAGCCCTCAATCTCGGCCATCCATGCGAAGCATTGCTCGACTGCTTGAAATAGAAGCTGCAGACAACTATTGA
- the LOC107621227 gene encoding CST complex subunit CTC1, producing MHVLTWISLGRKICDLLQFQPYALGKQIRVTAWNFVPFKCHGKSRAGFLEIIKWCFLDPNEEANQMDSIPLVPNRSCGSYGNNSKARYRLYGVVESVGPVSVVPCAMVASVSDSDLNSSSKVKMLGFVVQLMRCECRLCGSKELISDLESGSGHSFTKKETVYFCGGASPWHPAMTKLIGNRVMVSRLKKKLAFITKEDSWVMYVTVDVSVLHVCRVSKKWLPCLKSDMKMKGECGTYTGVIKGVYMQGMALELDHDVWLLLTDELHTLMHGLRVGAVVSVRNVHFVDPQFSWTKIVILGACVNTSIIVESFSPLETACNVVLKSQSMLGQFIQSLPFSARLWLLLLISSLRKMFAGSLSDKEILGSKHEEGLAQMYASSLLPPSVFQSEHGSFIGIRKHDLNCCSGDLHCNILKLVIPASVFIHHCIDTIERTLKSENRCKLLPAGNHSRVLPHLARYSSRPGRKIIPGKDVGVTLLGHLKINPLTTRLQLVDATGGIDVLIPDLPLIWNAEEIYEVSEYDIFVDGIGELGDSLELLEIESLSCRTIFNYVQPARERELSSSIFVYFHWSNAKCRKFPHYPCRDKKNESLVPKPGCYHLLRVSHKFPLQGKYSNIMKSDKSNTFVEAKVLPFDLLLSEKREILHSYNVSRDKTKEVSDYLINGNNEEQVWSNKRQKLDKESACASKDDFFTSINELRACSNLLNISKENKRSFDLSSDDISCLANFRRLQHENVICTAVVRSKSSTKSFDSKSNARKVLLEFSLDRFFTYQSLKIGDCYIIEHCTKDCFCNMKDAGFGSRAKFRVGSGTLIFSISFISGKDSVSPSADGILTKEQIEGFLLRSNVDSPDVSSDVCLYLPVNLTDLLDVNIIESEYSEMHKYAVSEESANVSVGPGIVAGRTNLCCGSQNSNFMFPEGNLISLEGDVVDIHDIGSSLSNACSSAASLDSLQLKGLIQNRKSLCIHVLVHKHMVKIFGSISKHAYPIGFGPGVTATFHRILDARSENKFMLLPVSFIVIKSIKVHDKQCTDWSFNLSLLKDAYNPSPDSVSCLISQLHQCSSNKQIMLRCRVVAVFILVLERNTTAFDIPLAGFLLDDGSSSCCCWANAERAAALLRLHEEPTTSCNLGRILKNYQKITVKNQGLFIESPFQDLAVSVTSGNAVYQYDENTLKFMIFNACAGRVWNVVASLMDAEEVRQLDNEYLTETTNLRSLRNIWANEVSCPRMLAEAKNMLQELRRSSCS from the exons ATGCATGTATTGACTTGGATATCACTTGGAAGAAA AATATGCGACCTCCTCCAATTCCAACCTTATGCTTTAGGCAAGCAAATCCGCGTCACAGCTTGGAACTTTGTTCCCTTTAAGTGCCATGGAAAGAGCCGTGCGGGCTTCTTGGAGATCATCAAATGGTGTTTTCTTGATCCCAACGAAGAAGCAAACCAAATGGATTCTATTCCGCTTGTGCCGAATCGAAGTTGCGGCAGCTACGGGAACAACTCCAAGGCTCGTTATCGACTCTACGGAGTGGTGGAGTCGGTTGGCCCTGTTTCCGTTGTCCCTTGTGCAATGGTTGCTAGTGTATCCGATTCGGATTTGAATTCGAGTTCTAAAGTGAAAATGTTAGGGTTTGTGGTTCAATTGATGCGTTGTGAGTGCAGGTTATGCGGTTCCAAAGAGTTAATAAGCGATCTAGAGAGTGGGAGTGGTCATTCTTTTACTAAAAAGGAGACAGTGTATTTTTGTGGAGGTGCTTCCCCTTGGCACCCTGCAATGACTAAGCTAATTGGTAACCGAGTTATGGTGTCGCGGCTAAAGAAGAAGTTGGCTTTCATAACGAAGGAGGACTCTTGGGTTATGTATGTGACCGTGGATGTCTCGGTTCTTCATGTGTGTCGAGTTTCCAAGAAATGGCTACCCTGCTTGAAGAGTGATATGAAGATGAAGGGTGAATGTGGCACGTACACTGGCGTAATCAAAGGTGTCTACATGCAAGGAATGGCTTTGGAGTTGGACCACGATGTTTGGCTTCTTTTAACGGATGAACTGCATACTCTGATGCATGGTTTGAGAGTTGGAGCTGTT GTATCTGTGAGAAATGTGCATTTTGTGGATCCACAGTTTTCATGGACAAAAATTGTAATTCTTGGAGCCTGCGTCAATACGAGCATCATTGTGGAATCATTCTCCCCATTGGAAACTGC GTGTAATGTAGTTTTGAAATCTCAGAGTATGCTTGGACAGTTCATTCAGTCATTACCATTTTCCGCAAGACTCTG GCTATTACTTCTTATCTCAAGCTTACGTAAAATGTTTGCTGGTAGCTTAAGCGACAAGGAGATTTTGGGATCCAAACAT GAAGAAGGGCTTGCTCAGATGTATGCCAGTTCACTGCTTCCTCCATCAGTGTTTCAATCAGAG CATGGTTCTTTCATTGGGATCCGTAAACATGATTTGAACTGCTGTAGTGGAGATCTGCATTGCAATATCCTGAAACtg GTAATACCAGCATCTGTGTTCATCCATCACTGTATAGATACCATAGAGAGAACTCTAAAATCAGAAAACCGCTGTAAATTATTGCCTGCTGGCAACCATTCCAGAGTTTTACCTCATCTAGCAAGATATAGTAGCAGACCAGGGAGGAAGATTATTCCTGGCAAAGATGTAGGCGTTACTTTGCTTGGACATCTAAAG ATTAATCCGTTGACTACCAGACTGCAGCTGGTTGATGCGACTGGTGGCATTGATGTTCTTATTCCAGACCTTCCCTTAATTTGGAATGCTGAAGAAATATACGAG GTGTCAGAGTATGATATTTTTGTGGACGGCATAGGTGAACTTGGGGATAGCTTGGAATTGCTTGAGATTGAGTCATTATCATGCAGAACGATCTTTAATTACGTTCAACCAGCCAGAGAGAGGGAGTTAAGCAGCTCAATTTTTGTTTACTTTCATTGGAGCAATGCAAAATGCCGAAAATTTCCCCATTACCCTTGTagagataagaaaaatgaaagtctGGTGCCCAAGCCTGGATGCTACCATTTGCTTAGGGTATCTCACAAATTTCCCCTGCAAGGGAAG TATTCTAATATCATGAAATCAGACAAGTCAAATACTTTTGTTGAAGCGAAAGTTTTGCCATTTGATTTGTTGCTTTCTGAGAAGAGAGAAATTTTGCATTCATATAATGTTTCAAGGGATAAGACCAAGGAAGTCTCCGATTATTTAATTAATGGTAATAATGAGGAGCAAGTATGGTCCAATAAGAGGCAGAAACTTGATAAGGAATCAGCATGTGCATCGAAGGATGACTTTTTCACTTCCATTAATGAGCTGAGAGCTTGTTCCAATTTGTTGAATATATCAAAAGAGAACAAaagaagttttgatttgagttctgATGACATATCGTGTCTAGCCAATTTTAGAAGGCTACAACATGAGAATGTGATTTGTACTGCTGTTGTGCGCTCTAAATCATCTACAAAGAGTTTTGACTCGAAATCAAATGCAAGGAAAGTTTTGCTAGAGTTCTCATTAGATAGATTTTTCACGTATCAG TCATTGAAGATTGGTGATTGTTACATCATAGAGCATTGTACAAAAGACTGCTTTTGCAATATGAAAGATGCTGGCTTTGGTAGCCGTGCTAAATTTCGTGTTGGTTCTGGGACACTAATCTTCAGCATTTCATTCATATCTGGAAAAGATTCTGTTTCTCCTAGCGCTGATGGGATTTTGACTAAAGAGCAAATTGAAGGATTTTTGCTAAGATCCAATGTTGATTCACCAGATGTCTCTTCAGATGTTTGTCTGTATCTCCCTGTCAACCTCACAGATCTCCTGGATGTTAACATTATCGAATCAGAGTACAGTGAAATGCATAAATATGCAGTATCAGAAGAGAGTGCTAATGTTTCTGTGGGCCCTGGGATTGTAGCAGGAAGGACTAATCTTTGTTGTGGTTCTCAAAATTCAAACTTCATGTTTCCCGAGGGAAATTTGATTTCTCTTGAGGGTGATGTGGTTGACATTCATGATATTGGCTCTAGTTTAAGCAATGCATGTTCAAGTGCTGCAAGCCTTGACTCTCTTCAGTTGAAAGGCCTTATTCAAAATAGAAAAAGTCTCTGCATTCATGTATTAGTGCATAAACATATG GTGAAGATATTTGGTTCTATAAGCAAGCATGCTTATCCAATTGGTTTTGGACCTGGTGTAACCGCAACATTTCATCGAATCCTTGATGCGAG GTCCGAGAATAAATTCATGTTACTGCCTGTATCATTTATTGTGATAAAGTCAATTAAAGTACATGATAAACAGTGCACTGACTGGTCCTTCAATTTAAGCCTTCTTAAAGATGCATACAATCCATCTCCAGATTCTGTCTCTTGTTTGATCTCTCAGTTGCATCAGTGCTCCAGTAACAAGCAAATAATGCTTCGGTGCAGG GTTGTCGCAGTCTTTATTTTAGTTCTTGAGAGGAACACTACTGCTTTTGACATTCCACTTGCTGGTTTTCTGTTGG ATGATGGATCATCGTCATGTTGTTGCTGGGCCAATGCTGAAAGGGCGGCAGCCTTGTTGAGACTACATGAAGAACCCACCACATCTTGTAATCTAGGGAGAATTTTGAAGAATTATCAGAAAATTACTGTGAAAAACCAAGGGTTATTTATTGAGTCACCTTTTCAAGATCTTGCTGTATCTGTTACTTCTGGCAACGCCGTTTACCAATATGACGAAAACACCCTCAAATTCATGATCTTCAACGCGTGTGCTGGTAGAGTATGG AATGTAGTTGCTAGTCTGATGGATGCAGAGGAAGTTAGACAGTTGGACAATGAATACCTCACCGAAACAACGAATCTGCGAAGCTTACGGAATATATGGGCCAACGAAGTTTCTTGCCCCCGCATGCTGGCTGAGGCAAAGAACATGCTTCAGGAACTTCGGAGAAGTTCGTGCTCATAA
- the LOC107624366 gene encoding putative disease resistance protein At3g14460, whose amino-acid sequence MVLELVGGAFLGAVFNVLLERIASPEVLSFLKGKKMNNRLLKKLKLILLSVHGVLDDAEGKQITNPAVKEWLDELKDAAYEADDLLDEIYTRSKYGAAEVCNFDFNSWSSFENEVEEKMEEIIEKLEFIAKQKDFLGLTGDIGVKIPQKTPTTSIVEGSNVYGRDDDKEFMIKLLFDVENGDNKIGVVPIVGMAGIGKTTLAQLVYNDVRVKEHFDLRAWVCVSEDFDIFKITETLLEILTMCNHAIRDLDSLQVELKRRLKGKKYLFVLDDMWNENYDDWDMLRSLLQYGAHGSKIIVTTRSERVASIMQTIPSYHLGYLSDEDCWMLFAKHAFDYRSSDTYKILEGIGKSIAKKCKGLPLAAKTLGGLLRSKTDVKEWDNILKNEIWELSDRKSNILPALRLSYYYLPSHLKRCFAYCSIFPKGYEFDREELILLWMAENLLKEPKRNRRLEEVGDEYFHELVARSFFQQSRHNGSLFVMHDLINDLAKYVSGKFCIRLENNLDEDAGERTRHLSQIIANRYPSINFDAFQKASGLHTFLQLSLVDPPICLFNKVPKDLFMKLRRLRVLSLVGARGSLNELLHFIAKLRHLRYLDVSQTQIKKLPGSICTLYNLQTLKAARCPHLTELPRNMHCLVNLRYLDISFSRLERMPLHMSKLKSLQKLSNFFVSKESASSIGELGELSHLRGSLMIQNIKNVVDPKDAMKASLKDKRNLDKLTFDWGRSADTENSQHEKNILEKLQPNTNLEALEIVHYTGTQFPTWLGDPSFFHLVSLSLNHCKYCHILPSLGQLPYLKELHISKFKELVSIGPEFYGVSGCTGNQHFPSLEILTFYGMPAWEKWIHAGESEGCKVFPCLRELHLEECPQLSGDLPTFLPSLTNLTMRYCNQISTSLPRAPAMRSLHVDNCWKVEILEELMGCRESLESLEIYNSCHSLKSFPLDFFPYLKSLVIWGCENLESLTTSAPQTEGTLELLASLNSLCIWRCHNFVNFPHAGLPTPNLASLKVRYCSKLSSLPKQMHTLLPSLKELQVWSCPEIKSLPNGGLPINLKSFKIRDCDNLFARRLDWNMSCLASLEHFSVEGKCEDVESFPEEGLLPSTLTQLEIQGLSNLKTLDMKGLQNLTSLKKIQILDCCKLESLGEGGTLPLSAVDLDIWKCPLLKEQWQRENKPNISGNHGIWICDQYIEVDEQHDL is encoded by the coding sequence ATGGTTTTGGAACTCGTTGGTGGAGCTTTTCTAGGAGCTGTGTTTAATGTACTGCTTGAAAGAATAGCTTCCCCTGAAGTACTCAGCTTCTTGAAGGGGAAGAAAATGAACAACAGGTTGCTGAAGAAGTTGAAGCTGATTTTGCTGTCAGTTCATGGAGTTCTTGATGATGCAGAGGGAAAGCAGATTACAAATCCAGCAGTGAAAGAATGGCTAGATGAGCTTAAAGATGCTGCATATGAAGCTGATGATTTGTTGGATGAGATATACACAAGATCTAAATATGGTGCTGCTGAGGTATGCAACTTTGACTTTAATTCTTGGAGCTCATTTGAGAATGAAGTTgaagaaaaaatggaggagatcATTGAGAAGTTAGAATTTATCGCGAAGCAGAAAGATTTCCTCGGTCTAACTGGGGATATAGGAGTCAAGATCCCACAGAAGACTCCCACAACATCTATAGTTGAAGGGTCTAATGTATATGGAAGAGATGATGATAAGGAGTTCATGATCAAGCTACTATTTGATGTTGAAAATGGTGATAacaagataggagtggttcctaTTGTTGGCATGGCCGGAATTGGAAAAACAACCTTGGCTCAACTTGTTTACAATGATGTTAGAGTGAAGGAACACTTTGATCTCAGAGCTTGGGTCTGTGTTTCTGAGGATTTTGACATATTCAAGATTACTGAAACACTTTTGGAGATTCTCACCATGTGCAATCATGCTATTAGAGATCTAGATTCGCTTCAAGTTGAACTGAAGAGGAGGTTGAAAGGGAAGAAGTATTTGTTCGTTTTGGATGATATGTGGAATGAAAACTATGATGATTGGGACATGTTGAGAAGTCTTCTTCAATATGGTGCTCATGGGAGTAAGATCATTGTGACTACAAGAAGCGAGCGAGTAGCATCAATCATGCAAACCATTCCATCATATCACTTGGGATATTTATCAGATGAAGATTGTTGGATGTTGTTCGCAAAGCATGCGTTTGATTATAGAAGCTCTGATACCTATAAAATCTTGGAAGGAATTGGTAAAAGCATTGCTAAGAAGTGTAAGGGGTTGCCTCTGGCTGCGAAAACATTAGGAGGTCTATTGCGCTCTAAAACAGATGTGAAAGAATGGGACAACATATTGAAGAATGAGATATGGGAGTTGTCAGATAGAAAGAGCAATATTCTTCCAGCTTTGAGATTGAGTTATTATTATCTCCCTTCACATTTAAAGCGATGTTTTGCTTACTGCTCAATCTTTCCTAAAGGGTACGAATTCGACAGAGAGGAGTTGATATTGTTATGGATGGCAGAGAATCTACTGAAAGAACCAAAAAGAAACAGAAGACTTGAAGAAGTTGGAGATGAGTACTTTCATGAATTGGTAGCAAGGTCATTTTTCCAACAATCAAGACATAATGGATCACTCTTTGTGATGCATGATCTTATCAATGACCTTGCTAAATACGTATCTGGAAAATTCTGCATCAGATTGGAAAACAACTTGGATGAAGATGCCGGGGAAAGGACTCGTCACTTGTCACAAATTATTGCAAATAGGTATCCATCTATAAACTTTGATGCTTTCCAAAAGGCAAGTGGTCTACACACTTTTTTGCAATTAAGCTTGGTGGATCCACCAATATGCCTTTTCAACAAGGTGCCAAAGGATCTGTTTATGAAGCTAAGGCGCTTGCGAGTGTTATCTTTGGTTGGTGCGCGTGGTAGTCTTAACGAATTGCTCCATTTCATTGCCAAACTCAGACATCTGAGATACTTGGATGTGTCACAAACTCAAATAAAGAAGTTGCCTGGTTCCATCTGTACTTTATACAACTTACAAACACTCAAGGCTGCAAGATGTCCTCATCTCACAGAATTGCCAAGGAATATGCATTGTCTAGTCAATTTAAGATACCTTGACATCTCGTTTTCTCGGCTAGAACGGATGCCATTGCACATGAGTAAACTAAAAAGCCTGCAAAAGTTGAGCAATTTCTTCGTGAGCAAGGAATCTGCTTCCTCGATTGGTGAATTAGGCGAACTATCACATCTAAGAGGTTCTTTGATGATTCAAAACATAAAGAATGTGGTTGATCCTAAAGATGCAATGAAAGCAAGTTTGAAGGACAAGAGGAATCTTGATAAGTTGACTTTTGATTGGGGAAGGTCTGCTGATACAGAAAATTCCCAGCATGAAAAGAACATACTCGAAAAGCTGCAGCCGAATACAAATTTGGAAGCCCTTGAAATTGTGCACTACACAGGTACTCAGTTTCCAACTTGGTTGGGAGATCCTTCATTCTTCCACCTAGTTTCTCTGTCACTTAATCATTGTAAATATTGCCACATATTGCCATCACTTGGACAGCTTCCATATCTTAAAGAACTACATATTTCAAAGTTTAAGGAGCTAGTTAGCATTGGACCTGAATTTTATGGAGTCAGTGGTTGCACAGGGAATCAACATTTTCCTTCTCTTGAAATTCTAACATTTTATGGCATGCCGGCGTGGGAGAAATGGATTCATGCAGGTGAAAGTGAAGGCTGCAAAGTTTTCCCTTGTCTCAGAGAGCTTCATTTGGAGGAATGTCCACAACTATCTGGTGATTTGCCTACTTTTCTTCCTTCTCTTACAAATCTTACCATGAGATACTGTAATCAGATTTCAACTTCACTCCCAAGAGCTCCGGCTATGCGATCATTACATGTTGATAActgttggaaagtagaaatcctaGAAGAACTAATGGGGTGCCGGGAATCACTTGAATCATTAGAGATATACAATAGCTGCCACTCTCTGAAGTCTTTCCCACTAGATTTCTTCCCCTATCTTAAGTCCTTGGTAATCTGGGGGTGTGAAAATCTAGAATCTCTAACTACTTCAGCGCCACAGACGGAGGGAACACTCGAGCTTCTAGCATCTCTAAATTCATTGTGCATATGGAGATGTCACAACTTTGTGAACTTTCCTCATGCAGGATTGCCTACACCCAACCTTGCTTCTTTGAAAGTTCGCTACTGCAGCAAGTTAAGTTCACTTCCTAAACAAATGCATACTCTTCTCCCAAGTTTAAAGGAACTCCAAGTTTGGAGTTGTCCAGAAATCAAGTCACTTCCAAATGGAGGTTTGCCAATTAATTTGAAGTCATTCAAGATTAGAGATTGTGACAACCTCTTTGCTCGCCGGCTGGACTGGAATATGTCGTGCTTGGCCTCGCTCGAGCACTTTTCAGTTGAGGGAAAATGTGAAGATGTTGAGTCCTTTCCAGAGGAAGGTTTGCTTCCTTCCACACTAACACAACTGGAGATTCAAGGTTTATCAAACCTTAAAACTTTGGATATGAAAGGGCTTCAAAACCTCACTTCTCTCAAGAAAATTCAGATCCTTGATTGTTGTAAGCTTGAGTCACTAGGAGAAGGAGGAACATTGCCTTTATCTGCAGTTGATCTTGATATTTGGAAGTGTCCTTTACTGAAAGAGCAGTGGCAGAGAGAGAACAAGCCCAACATTTCTGGCAACCATGGCATTTGGATCTGTGACCAATACATTGAAGTGGATGAGCAGCATGATTTGTAG